In the genome of Bradyrhizobium arachidis, one region contains:
- a CDS encoding lysylphosphatidylglycerol synthase domain-containing protein, protein MLEAIRRAMSFLRQKQILHKLGVVISVAVIGIACYVLYHMLRGIDFNEVLEAIKSTEPRQIAMAALFVAAGYFTLTFYDLFAVRAIGHSHVPYRVNALAAFTSYSIGHNVGASVFTGGAVRYRIYSAYGLNAIDVAKICFLAGLTFWLGNAAVLGLGISYHPEAAASIDQLPAWLNRTLAMMIIVALVAYVVWVWTQPRVVGRGPWTVVLPGGPLTLLQIAIGIVDLGFCALAMYVLVPDEPNLGFVVVAVIFVSATLLGFASHSPGGLGVFDAAMLVGLWQMDREELLGGMLLFRVLYYLSPFVISVILLTFREVIIGARSKRLQQAALKLDPGPAREAAYVRERSDSGA, encoded by the coding sequence ATGCTGGAAGCCATACGCAGGGCGATGTCGTTTCTGCGCCAGAAGCAAATCCTGCACAAACTTGGAGTTGTGATCAGCGTCGCGGTCATCGGCATCGCTTGCTATGTGCTCTATCACATGCTGCGCGGCATCGACTTCAACGAAGTCCTCGAGGCGATCAAGAGCACCGAGCCGCGCCAGATTGCGATGGCGGCGCTGTTCGTCGCCGCTGGCTATTTCACCCTGACCTTCTACGACCTGTTCGCCGTGCGCGCGATCGGCCATTCCCACGTGCCCTATCGCGTCAACGCGCTCGCCGCCTTCACCAGCTATTCGATCGGGCACAATGTCGGCGCCAGCGTCTTCACCGGCGGCGCGGTGCGCTATCGCATCTATTCGGCCTATGGCCTGAACGCGATCGACGTCGCAAAAATCTGCTTCCTCGCCGGCCTGACCTTCTGGCTCGGTAATGCCGCCGTGCTCGGCCTCGGCATCTCCTATCATCCGGAGGCTGCCGCCTCGATCGACCAGCTCCCGGCCTGGCTGAACCGCACGCTGGCGATGATGATCATCGTGGCCCTTGTCGCCTATGTGGTCTGGGTCTGGACCCAGCCGCGCGTGGTCGGCCGCGGACCCTGGACCGTGGTGCTGCCCGGCGGCCCGCTGACGCTGCTCCAGATCGCGATCGGCATCGTCGATCTCGGTTTCTGTGCGCTCGCGATGTACGTGCTGGTTCCGGACGAGCCCAATCTCGGCTTCGTTGTGGTCGCGGTGATCTTCGTCTCGGCGACCCTGCTCGGCTTTGCCAGCCACTCGCCCGGTGGTCTCGGCGTGTTCGATGCCGCCATGCTGGTCGGCCTCTGGCAGATGGACCGCGAGGAACTCCTCGGCGGCATGCTCCTGTTCCGCGTCCTCTATTATCTGTCCCCCTTCGTCATATCTGTAATCTTGCTGACGTTTCGCGAAGTTATAATCGGCGCACGATCGAAGCGTTTGCAGCAGGCGGCGCTCAAGCTCGACCCCGGCCCGGCGCGTGAAGCCGCCTATGTGAGAGAGCGCAGCGACAGCGGCGCCTGA
- a CDS encoding TetR/AcrR family transcriptional regulator gives MPKPSLKDAILDAGLKVMFRTGYHGTSVRDVTAAAGAPQGSFTNHFRSKEAFASEVLDRYFGVTRGLVAEALEDTSLTPRARLKRYLDIISGRLEADGYGRGCLIGDLSLEATGSSELLRARLAEIFAEWRVPFAACIRDAQTSGEIASDFAPEELADFLLASWQGAILRMKVDRNPKALERFKTIAFQTVFKELT, from the coding sequence ATGCCAAAACCCTCGCTCAAAGACGCCATCCTCGATGCCGGCCTGAAGGTCATGTTCCGGACCGGCTATCATGGCACCAGCGTGCGCGACGTCACCGCTGCGGCGGGCGCGCCGCAGGGGTCGTTCACCAACCATTTCCGCTCCAAGGAGGCGTTCGCCTCCGAGGTGCTCGACCGCTATTTCGGCGTCACCAGGGGATTGGTCGCCGAGGCGCTGGAGGACACCTCACTGACGCCGCGGGCGCGGCTGAAGCGCTATCTCGACATCATCAGCGGCCGGCTCGAGGCCGACGGCTACGGCCGCGGCTGCCTGATCGGCGACCTCAGCCTGGAGGCCACCGGCAGCAGCGAGCTGCTGCGCGCGCGCCTTGCCGAGATTTTTGCCGAATGGCGCGTGCCGTTCGCCGCCTGCATCAGGGATGCCCAGACCAGCGGTGAGATCGCCTCCGATTTCGCGCCCGAGGAGCTCGCCGATTTCCTGCTCGCATCCTGGCAGGGCGCCATCCTGCGCATGAAGGTCGACCGCAATCCCAAAGCGCTCGAGCGATTCAAGACCATCGCATTCCAAACCGTGTTCAAGGAGCTGACATGA
- a CDS encoding OmpA family protein, giving the protein MQKLFLWASKWWPGLIPLAVMWGFAAWNNTLPVEADLSARSTAALKDTVLDKTRITVDGRDVSLAAEAFSEEGRRDAVMAVEMVPGVRLVDDLTRLVPEAKPFVWNAERDVVRVTLSGSAPLPSMKQRLTEAARKEVNGVEVADQMGLARGAPPRFEAAAMLLLDQIGKLKDGKITITDTKVNLSGMARELGGREAIAAALKNLPEGFSVAANDIKAPPYIFQAYKDPVAATVTLTGYVPDNNVHAAIATSASRKFFGEKVVDNLKASIGAPGSFNTAVVAALGALSRLSTGTLVVSDREVKLSGDALYEGAANDIRAGLGKDFPKNWQYKPEITVKPAAGPVDGTVCQQLFTELLNKGKIRFATKRADIDPDSAGILDHLIETALRCPTTNIEVAGHTDADGEDSFNQALSEKRAQAVIDYLVKAGLPATRFTAVGYGATQPLAGNDTDDGKAQNRRIEFLVR; this is encoded by the coding sequence ATGCAGAAGCTTTTCTTGTGGGCCAGCAAATGGTGGCCGGGGCTCATCCCCCTGGCCGTCATGTGGGGATTTGCGGCCTGGAATAATACCTTGCCGGTCGAGGCGGACCTCTCCGCCCGCAGCACGGCAGCGCTCAAGGACACCGTCTTGGACAAGACCCGGATCACGGTGGACGGTCGCGACGTCAGCCTGGCCGCGGAGGCCTTTTCCGAGGAAGGGCGCCGCGACGCCGTGATGGCGGTCGAGATGGTTCCCGGCGTGCGTCTGGTCGACGACCTCACCCGCCTTGTTCCTGAAGCAAAACCTTTCGTCTGGAATGCCGAACGCGACGTGGTGCGGGTGACGCTGTCGGGCTCCGCGCCGTTGCCCTCGATGAAGCAGCGGCTGACCGAGGCCGCCCGCAAGGAGGTCAATGGGGTCGAGGTCGCCGATCAGATGGGCCTGGCGCGCGGGGCGCCGCCGCGGTTCGAGGCGGCCGCGATGCTGCTGCTCGACCAGATCGGCAAGCTCAAGGACGGCAAGATCACGATCACTGATACCAAGGTCAATCTGTCGGGCATGGCGCGCGAGCTCGGCGGCCGCGAGGCGATCGCCGCCGCGCTCAAGAACCTGCCCGAGGGCTTCTCGGTCGCCGCCAACGACATCAAGGCGCCGCCCTACATCTTCCAGGCCTACAAGGACCCGGTCGCCGCGACCGTGACACTGACCGGCTACGTGCCCGACAACAACGTGCATGCGGCGATCGCGACCAGCGCGTCGCGCAAATTCTTCGGCGAGAAGGTCGTCGACAATCTCAAGGCCAGCATCGGCGCGCCCGGCTCGTTCAACACCGCCGTGGTCGCGGCGCTCGGCGCGCTGTCGCGGCTGTCGACCGGCACGCTCGTCGTCTCCGATCGCGAGGTGAAGCTGTCGGGCGATGCGCTCTATGAGGGCGCCGCCAACGACATCCGTGCAGGGCTCGGCAAGGACTTTCCGAAGAACTGGCAATACAAGCCCGAGATCACCGTGAAGCCTGCCGCCGGCCCAGTCGACGGCACCGTCTGCCAGCAATTGTTCACCGAGCTCCTGAACAAGGGCAAGATCCGCTTCGCGACCAAGCGCGCCGACATCGATCCGGATTCCGCCGGCATTCTCGATCACCTCATCGAGACCGCGCTACGCTGCCCCACCACCAATATCGAGGTCGCCGGCCACACCGATGCCGACGGCGAGGATTCCTTCAACCAGGCCCTCTCGGAGAAGCGCGCGCAGGCGGTGATCGACTATCTGGTCAAGGCCGGCCTGCCCGCCACCCGCTTCACCGCGGTCGGCTACGGCGCCACGCAGCCCCTTGCCGGCAACGACACCGACGACGGCAAGGCGCAGAACCGCCGCATCGAATTTCTGGTGAGGTGA
- a CDS encoding IS110 family transposase: MIIPLRCVGIDVSKQYLDIFDEGLGVPERIANATQAITQIAARWRCDVLVVFEATGVYDLELREALSEAGIRFARINPARARDFARASGQLAKTDPIDARMLAAFARAMQPATEPTANPARNALAGLAKRRDQLVRMRAQEKNRRSETDDRAMAERIGRLIEVLDGEIAEIEADIRGLIKAEREIADDARLMRSLPGVGPVACMQLIAKMPELGHVGAKQIAALAGLAPFNVDSGAFRGKRKIAGGRKRVREALYMAALNAVRRADPFKAFYARLRRAGKPAKLALIAVARKLLTVLNAMMRDRKPYLKANPT, from the coding sequence GTGATCATACCCCTTCGTTGCGTCGGAATCGACGTCTCCAAACAATATCTCGATATCTTCGATGAAGGCCTGGGCGTGCCGGAGCGCATCGCCAACGCGACGCAGGCCATCACCCAGATCGCGGCGCGTTGGCGATGCGATGTGCTGGTCGTCTTCGAGGCCACGGGTGTTTATGACCTCGAGCTTCGCGAAGCGCTGAGCGAGGCCGGCATCCGTTTCGCCCGGATCAACCCGGCCCGGGCTCGTGACTTCGCGCGCGCCAGCGGGCAGCTCGCCAAGACCGACCCGATCGACGCGCGAATGCTGGCAGCCTTTGCGCGGGCCATGCAGCCAGCAACCGAGCCGACTGCCAATCCCGCCCGCAACGCCTTGGCGGGACTTGCAAAACGGCGAGATCAGCTGGTTCGCATGCGCGCGCAGGAGAAGAACCGGCGCAGCGAGACCGACGACCGTGCCATGGCCGAGCGCATCGGTCGCCTCATTGAAGTCCTCGACGGCGAGATCGCCGAGATCGAGGCCGACATCAGGGGACTAATCAAAGCCGAGCGAGAGATTGCGGACGATGCGCGATTGATGCGCTCACTGCCTGGCGTGGGTCCCGTGGCTTGCATGCAACTCATCGCGAAGATGCCGGAACTCGGACATGTGGGAGCCAAGCAGATCGCGGCGCTCGCCGGCCTGGCTCCCTTCAACGTCGACAGCGGAGCCTTCCGCGGCAAACGCAAGATTGCCGGCGGCCGAAAGCGCGTCCGTGAGGCCCTCTACATGGCTGCGCTCAACGCGGTTCGCAGGGCCGATCCGTTCAAGGCCTTCTACGCACGGCTGCGACGGGCCGGCAAACCAGCCAAGCTCGCCCTCATTGCCGTCGCCAGGAAGCTGCTAACGGTCCTCAATGCCATGATGCGTGACAGAAAGCCGTACCTGAAAGCCAACCCAACATAA
- a CDS encoding haloalkane dehalogenase, with protein sequence MTKQIEIRTASVLGSNMAYREAGAEGAPVALFLHGNPTSSHIWRNILPLVSPVAHCIAPDLIGFGQSGKPDIAYRFFDHVRYLDALIDELGISSAYLVAQDWGTALAFHLAARRPELVRGLAFMEFIRPMPTWQDFHHTDVPEEQDHAEAARAVFRKFRTPGEGEAMILEANAFVERVLPGGIVRKLAEDEMAPYRAPFPTPESRRPVLAFPRELPIAGEPADVYATLQSAHAALAASSYPKLLFSGTPGALVAPEFAERFAAWLKHCALVRLGAGLHFLQEDHPEAIGRSVAGWIAGIEAMRPQLAA encoded by the coding sequence ATGACCAAGCAGATCGAGATCCGCACAGCGTCCGTCCTGGGAAGCAACATGGCCTATCGCGAGGCGGGCGCGGAAGGCGCGCCGGTCGCGCTGTTCCTGCACGGCAATCCGACCTCGTCGCACATCTGGCGCAACATTTTGCCGCTGGTGTCGCCGGTCGCGCATTGCATCGCGCCAGACCTCATCGGCTTCGGCCAGTCCGGCAAGCCCGACATCGCCTACCGCTTCTTCGATCATGTCCGCTATCTCGACGCGTTGATCGACGAGCTCGGCATCTCCTCGGCCTATCTCGTCGCGCAGGACTGGGGCACCGCGCTCGCATTCCATCTCGCCGCGCGCAGGCCTGAGCTCGTGCGCGGACTTGCCTTCATGGAGTTCATCCGGCCGATGCCGACCTGGCAGGATTTCCACCACACCGATGTCCCGGAGGAGCAGGATCACGCCGAGGCGGCGCGGGCCGTGTTTCGCAAGTTCAGGACGCCGGGCGAGGGCGAGGCCATGATCCTCGAGGCGAACGCCTTCGTCGAGCGCGTCTTGCCCGGCGGCATCGTGCGCAAGCTCGCCGAGGACGAAATGGCGCCCTATCGCGCGCCGTTCCCGACGCCGGAAAGCCGCCGGCCCGTTCTCGCCTTCCCGCGCGAGCTGCCGATCGCAGGCGAGCCTGCCGATGTCTACGCGACGCTGCAATCCGCGCATGCGGCGCTGGCCGCATCATCCTATCCAAAGTTGCTGTTTTCGGGCACTCCCGGCGCGCTGGTTGCGCCGGAATTCGCCGAGCGGTTCGCGGCCTGGCTGAAGCACTGCGCGCTGGTCCGGCTGGGCGCGGGATTGCACTTTCTCCAGGAAGATCATCCTGAGGCGATCGGCCGCTCCGTCGCAGGCTGGATCGCCGGCATCGAGGCGATGCGTCCGCAGCTCGCGGCCTGA
- a CDS encoding ATP-binding protein, whose protein sequence is MAIDAPSSPSAQPWSDRLRHSTVILIAAALALSVVVSLGELSVMRAATVFLCIAAAALIPWRLHDNAASRDDTRRVNPVESAAVAAVVAGMPDPAVLLDRAGRVIHLNAAAAQLAPALRKNELAQFALRSPEIITALRESIATTEPRRATYLDHVPVDRWMELIITPVPVPTSFGGADKCMLMTFHDQTPLRRVEEMRADFVANASHELRTPLAALSGFIDTLQGQAKDDPKARERFLGIMHNQATRMARLIDDLLSLSRVELSAHVRPDTLVDLLPIIFQVADGLEPLARERQVEVETHLPETPVMIAGDREELLRLFENLIENALKYGASGGRVIVSLTVPAATDGTQEIRVLVRDFGPGIAPEHLPRLTERFYRVDVGDSRSQGGTGLGLSLVKHILNRHRGRLLIESVPRQGATFTACFPQVKTLTQS, encoded by the coding sequence ATGGCGATCGACGCCCCATCGTCTCCCTCAGCGCAGCCCTGGTCCGACCGGCTGCGCCATTCCACCGTCATCCTGATCGCCGCAGCGCTGGCGCTGTCGGTGGTAGTCTCGCTCGGCGAATTGTCGGTGATGCGCGCTGCGACCGTATTCCTCTGCATCGCCGCCGCGGCGCTGATCCCCTGGCGGTTGCACGACAATGCCGCCTCGCGCGACGACACCCGCCGCGTCAACCCGGTCGAAAGCGCGGCGGTCGCCGCAGTGGTCGCCGGCATGCCCGATCCGGCGGTGCTGCTCGACCGCGCCGGCCGCGTCATCCATCTCAATGCCGCAGCCGCCCAGCTCGCGCCGGCGCTGCGCAAGAACGAGCTCGCCCAGTTCGCACTGCGCTCGCCGGAGATCATCACAGCGCTACGCGAGTCGATCGCGACCACCGAGCCGCGGCGCGCCACCTATCTCGACCACGTCCCGGTCGACCGCTGGATGGAGCTGATCATCACCCCGGTGCCGGTTCCAACCAGCTTCGGCGGCGCCGACAAATGCATGCTAATGACTTTCCACGACCAGACGCCGCTGCGCCGGGTCGAGGAGATGCGCGCCGACTTCGTCGCCAATGCCAGCCACGAGCTGCGCACGCCGCTCGCCGCGCTGTCCGGCTTCATCGATACGCTGCAAGGCCAGGCCAAGGACGATCCGAAGGCGCGCGAGCGCTTCCTCGGCATCATGCACAACCAGGCCACCCGCATGGCGCGCCTGATCGACGACCTGCTGTCGCTGTCGCGCGTTGAATTGTCGGCGCATGTGCGGCCCGACACCCTGGTCGACCTGCTGCCGATCATCTTCCAGGTCGCCGACGGGCTGGAACCGCTGGCGCGGGAGCGCCAGGTCGAGGTCGAGACCCATCTGCCGGAGACCCCGGTGATGATCGCCGGCGACCGGGAGGAGCTGCTGCGCCTGTTCGAGAACTTGATCGAGAACGCGCTCAAATACGGCGCCTCGGGCGGACGTGTCATCGTGTCGCTGACGGTTCCGGCAGCCACTGATGGAACTCAGGAAATCCGGGTCCTGGTACGCGATTTCGGCCCTGGCATCGCGCCCGAGCACCTGCCGCGCCTGACCGAGCGGTTCTACCGGGTCGATGTCGGCGACAGCCGCTCGCAGGGCGGGACCGGGCTCGGATTATCGCTGGTGAAACATATTCTTAACCGTCACCGCGGCCGGCTTTTGATCGAAAGCGTGCCCCGGCAGGGCGCCACCTTCACCGCCTGTTTTCCCCAGGTGAAGACCCTGACACAGAGCTGA
- a CDS encoding polysaccharide deacetylase family protein has protein sequence MKQLRNNVIRAGLGALYFSGAHHLLRPLLSGVGAIFMLHHVRPAREGAFQPNRHLEVTPEFLRATLCHLRSRDIDIVGMDELHERLVQGRFDRRFAAFTLDDGYRDNVDYALPVLREFDAPLAVYVASDFAEGSGRLWWAALEAVIAKAEQIDVQIGNSALRLDASTPAAKQAAFDRLHDWLRALPGEHDLKREIEQLCTTYGVDMEALCRSLCLTWDEVKAFATDPLVTIGAHTISHCNLAKQAEDIAAQEMAVSRARIEQALGRPVLHFAYPYGDREAAGDREFALAASAGFKTAVTTRPGMLFAENAGHMTALPRVSLNGNYQDTRILPVLTSGAATAMWNGFRRIAAA, from the coding sequence ATGAAACAACTCCGCAATAACGTCATCCGCGCCGGGCTGGGAGCACTCTATTTCAGCGGGGCGCACCACCTGTTGCGCCCGCTTCTGTCGGGCGTCGGCGCCATTTTCATGCTGCACCACGTGCGGCCGGCCCGCGAGGGCGCGTTCCAGCCGAACCGGCATCTCGAAGTCACCCCCGAATTCCTCCGCGCCACGCTGTGCCATCTGCGCTCACGCGACATCGACATCGTCGGCATGGACGAGCTGCACGAGCGGCTGGTCCAAGGCCGGTTCGACCGCCGCTTCGCCGCCTTCACGCTCGACGACGGCTATCGCGACAATGTGGACTACGCGCTGCCGGTGCTGCGCGAATTTGACGCGCCATTGGCGGTCTATGTCGCGAGCGATTTCGCGGAAGGATCCGGACGGCTGTGGTGGGCGGCGCTGGAGGCCGTCATCGCCAAGGCCGAGCAGATCGACGTTCAGATCGGCAATTCCGCTCTGCGCCTCGATGCGAGCACGCCGGCCGCAAAGCAGGCCGCGTTCGACCGCCTGCACGACTGGCTGCGCGCGCTGCCGGGCGAGCACGACCTCAAGCGCGAGATCGAGCAGCTCTGCACCACATACGGCGTCGACATGGAAGCGCTGTGCCGCAGCCTGTGCCTCACCTGGGACGAGGTGAAGGCGTTTGCGACCGATCCGCTGGTTACGATCGGCGCCCACACCATCAGCCATTGCAATCTCGCCAAGCAGGCCGAGGACATCGCCGCGCAGGAGATGGCGGTGAGCCGCGCACGGATCGAGCAGGCCTTAGGGCGCCCCGTGCTGCATTTCGCCTATCCCTACGGCGATCGTGAAGCCGCGGGCGACCGCGAATTCGCCCTTGCCGCATCCGCCGGCTTCAAGACCGCGGTGACGACGCGGCCCGGCATGCTGTTCGCCGAGAATGCCGGCCACATGACCGCGCTGCCGCGCGTCTCGCTCAACGGCAATTACCAGGACACGCGCATCCTGCCGGTGCTGACCTCTGGCGCTGCGACTGCGATGTGGAACGGCTTTCGCCGGATCGCGGCGGCGTAG
- a CDS encoding SDR family NAD(P)-dependent oxidoreductase: protein MFNDLFSLKGRIALVTGGSRGIGKMIAAGYLSAGAAKVYITARKAGPCEETAKELSARYDGECIALPIDISTLAGAELLAGEFKKREAKLDILVNNAGAAWGAEFDEFPESGWDKVMNLNVKAPFFLTKALAAPLRAAASAERPAKVINIASIDGIFVNPMETYSYAASKAGLIHLTRRMAVKLISDHVVVTAIAPGPFQSDMNRAARDHGDEVATRVPAGRIGTDEDMAGAAIYLASRAGDYVVGATIAVDGGIVYANPGIKGSGWDS from the coding sequence ATGTTCAACGACCTGTTCTCGCTCAAAGGCCGCATCGCGCTCGTCACCGGCGGCTCGCGCGGCATCGGCAAGATGATTGCGGCTGGATACTTGAGCGCCGGCGCGGCGAAGGTCTACATCACCGCGCGCAAGGCCGGACCATGCGAGGAGACCGCAAAGGAGCTCTCCGCACGCTATGACGGCGAATGCATCGCGCTGCCGATCGACATCTCGACGCTGGCCGGCGCCGAGCTGCTCGCCGGCGAATTCAAGAAGCGCGAGGCCAAGCTCGACATCCTCGTCAACAATGCCGGTGCGGCCTGGGGCGCGGAGTTCGACGAATTTCCGGAGAGCGGCTGGGACAAGGTGATGAACCTCAACGTCAAGGCGCCGTTCTTCCTGACCAAGGCGCTCGCCGCGCCGCTGCGCGCAGCAGCTTCCGCCGAGCGGCCGGCGAAGGTGATCAACATCGCCTCGATCGACGGCATCTTCGTCAATCCGATGGAGACCTATTCCTACGCCGCGAGCAAGGCCGGGCTGATCCATCTGACCCGGCGCATGGCGGTGAAGCTGATCTCCGACCACGTCGTGGTCACGGCGATCGCGCCGGGCCCGTTCCAGTCCGACATGAACCGCGCCGCCCGCGACCATGGCGACGAGGTCGCCACCCGCGTGCCCGCCGGGCGCATCGGCACCGACGAGGATATGGCGGGCGCCGCGATCTATCTCGCCTCGCGCGCAGGCGATTACGTCGTGGGCGCGACCATCGCGGTCGATGGCGGCATCGTCTATGCCAACCCCGGGATCAAGGGGAGCGGGTGGGACAGCTGA
- a CDS encoding acetate--CoA ligase family protein — protein sequence MPHPLDSFFAPASIALIGASRDHEKIPGRLLSMLRKNEYPGKIYPVNPNYTEIDGLACYKSIAEIGAPIDLAVIIIPARAVLPALEQCAAAGVKNAVIISSGFAEEGGDSAAMQDAIAALARRTGMRISGPNAEGFFSQVQRVAATFSPAVDVKPDVVPLVATTKRIGIVAQSGGIGFAYYHRAKALGIAVSYVVSAGNESDLGAGEFLDYLVQDAATDVILLFIEGIRDVEKFLAAARRAGEMKKPVIVTKVGRSGAGMRAAASHTASMAGWSAAYDAVFARYGFIVSNDLDEALTIAAVLASNPLPQGDRVAVVTVSGGAGIWGADAVALRGLQVPELSERIQTEIKTLMPSYGTARNPIDVTAQGVTSGGLQKSVDLLTASNEVDAILVVLSLSSEVRKPFKEEELTPVLAAQKKPVVFYSYTVPSDFARRELAKSGVVVLSGLTHVGVAMRQLVDYAKFSLPKPADETRLPARDLSAHLISKALSEADSKALLRAAGIALPDEVLVQEKTGLDDAVARIGFPLVMKIQSPDIAHKSEVGGVRVNITTKGEVFLAFEALLANARKHKPEATLQGVLVGPMAKRGVEIIVGTMTDATFGPMVMVGLGGITTELFRDVVYRPAPVSAEEAGAMLAGLKATPLLNGFRGAARADVPALSQLIADISVLAARHAQEIAEIELNPVLVHAEGHGVTIVDALVVGRK from the coding sequence ATGCCGCATCCGCTCGACAGCTTCTTTGCCCCCGCAAGCATCGCGCTGATCGGCGCCTCGCGCGATCACGAGAAGATCCCGGGGCGGCTCCTGTCGATGCTGCGCAAGAACGAGTATCCCGGCAAAATCTATCCGGTGAACCCGAACTATACCGAGATCGACGGGCTCGCCTGCTACAAATCGATCGCGGAGATCGGCGCGCCGATCGATCTCGCCGTCATCATCATTCCCGCCCGCGCGGTCCTGCCCGCGCTCGAGCAATGCGCCGCCGCCGGCGTGAAGAACGCCGTCATCATCTCCTCCGGTTTTGCGGAAGAAGGCGGCGACAGCGCGGCGATGCAGGATGCGATCGCGGCGCTGGCGAGGCGCACCGGCATGCGGATATCAGGCCCCAACGCCGAGGGCTTTTTCAGCCAGGTGCAGCGCGTCGCCGCGACCTTCAGCCCCGCGGTGGACGTCAAGCCTGATGTGGTGCCGCTGGTCGCCACGACGAAGCGGATCGGCATCGTCGCGCAGAGCGGCGGCATCGGCTTTGCGTATTATCATCGTGCCAAGGCGCTCGGCATCGCCGTGAGCTACGTCGTCAGCGCCGGTAACGAATCCGATCTCGGCGCCGGCGAGTTCCTGGACTACCTGGTGCAGGACGCCGCGACCGACGTGATCCTGTTGTTCATCGAGGGCATCCGCGACGTCGAAAAATTCCTCGCGGCCGCGCGGCGCGCCGGGGAGATGAAGAAGCCCGTCATCGTCACGAAAGTCGGCCGCTCCGGCGCCGGGATGCGCGCCGCGGCCTCGCACACCGCAAGCATGGCGGGATGGTCAGCGGCTTACGACGCCGTGTTCGCGAGGTACGGGTTCATCGTCTCGAACGATCTCGACGAGGCGCTGACGATCGCGGCGGTGCTGGCGAGCAATCCGCTGCCGCAAGGCGATCGCGTCGCGGTGGTCACCGTCTCCGGCGGCGCCGGTATCTGGGGCGCCGACGCGGTGGCGCTGCGCGGCCTGCAGGTCCCCGAATTGTCCGAACGGATCCAGACGGAGATTAAGACGCTGATGCCGTCCTACGGCACCGCGCGCAACCCTATCGATGTCACCGCGCAAGGCGTCACCTCCGGCGGCTTGCAAAAGAGCGTCGATCTGCTGACTGCCTCCAACGAGGTCGATGCGATCCTGGTCGTGCTGTCGCTGTCGAGCGAGGTGCGCAAGCCCTTCAAGGAGGAGGAGCTGACGCCGGTGCTGGCGGCGCAGAAGAAGCCGGTGGTGTTCTATTCCTACACGGTGCCGTCCGACTTCGCGCGCCGCGAGCTCGCCAAATCCGGCGTCGTCGTGCTCTCGGGGCTCACCCATGTCGGCGTCGCGATGCGGCAGCTCGTCGATTACGCAAAATTCAGCCTGCCGAAGCCCGCGGACGAGACGCGGCTGCCGGCGCGCGATCTCTCCGCGCATCTGATCTCAAAGGCTCTGTCCGAGGCCGACAGCAAGGCGCTGCTCCGCGCCGCCGGCATCGCGCTGCCGGACGAGGTGCTGGTGCAGGAAAAAACCGGGCTCGACGATGCGGTCGCTAGAATCGGCTTTCCGCTGGTGATGAAGATCCAGTCGCCCGATATCGCGCACAAGAGCGAAGTCGGCGGCGTGCGCGTCAACATCACCACCAAGGGCGAGGTGTTTCTGGCGTTCGAGGCGTTGCTGGCCAATGCGCGCAAGCACAAGCCGGAGGCGACGCTCCAGGGCGTGCTCGTTGGCCCGATGGCCAAGCGCGGCGTCGAGATCATCGTCGGCACCATGACGGACGCGACCTTTGGCCCGATGGTCATGGTCGGCCTCGGCGGCATCACCACGGAGTTGTTCCGCGACGTCGTCTATCGCCCGGCGCCTGTCAGCGCGGAGGAGGCGGGCGCAATGCTGGCGGGCCTGAAAGCCACGCCGCTGTTGAATGGTTTTCGCGGAGCGGCAAGAGCGGATGTGCCGGCGCTATCGCAGTTGATCGCCGATATCTCCGTGCTCGCCGCACGGCATGCGCAGGAGATCGCGGAGATCGAGCTCAACCCGGTGCTGGTGCACGCCGAAGGGCACGGCGTGACCATCGTCGATGCGCTCGTTGTGGGGCGGAAGTAG